From Xiphophorus hellerii strain 12219 chromosome 9, Xiphophorus_hellerii-4.1, whole genome shotgun sequence, a single genomic window includes:
- the LOC116726523 gene encoding fetuin-B-like codes for MSVSFLVLLLALLFHNGKAKVSSQGCNSPDVERMAEEALQQINQDRTDGYILTLNRLYDLSSTSNQEKSGSVYNLTIDVLETKCHSISRKPWKQCEVRGLGDIPVYGECQASIQVDAQVKLESYSCVLREVAATAVVHVCPDCPMADNLNEPVIKETAKLALQKFNKESHLVNYFTLENITKASLQWVVGPSYFVEFTVLETECSKETDFSELTHCTAMNCQFAHRGFCIGSHMTHEEAFKNMNPVGKEASSFQKAESVEVKCEIYEPQAATVEEQAHAKAVSGHPEQHHHNHTHLHHHEHVHPVTQGSDITVSNPKGLLGRIVFEPATPRSAPTASSCPGARRHNLGLRSPLL; via the exons ATGAGTGTATCCTTTCTAGTTCTGTTACTGGCCTTACTTTTCCACAATGGGAAAGCCAAAGTCTCGTCACAAGGCTGTAACAGCCCTGATGTTGAAAGAATGGCAGAAGAGGCCCTGCAGCAGATCAACCAGGACAGGACTGATGGATACATCCTAACTCTCAACAGACTCTACGATCTCTCCAGCACATCAAATCAG GAGAAGAGTGGTTCAGTTTACAACTTGACTATTGATGTGCTGGAGACCAAGTGCCACAGCATCAGCAGAAAACCATGGAAACAATGTGAAGTCAGAGGTCTTGGAGATATCCCT GTATATGGAGAGTGTCAGGCATCTATTCAAGTTGATGCTCAGGTCAAACTTGAGAGTTACTCTTGTGTCCTGCGAGAAG TTGCAGCTACTGCTGTTGTGCATGTGTGTCCGGATTGCCCTATGGCTGACAATTTGAATGAACCAGTAATCAAGGAGACAGCCAAGCTCGCTTTGCAGAAGTTTAATAAGGAAAGTCATCTTGTCAACTACTTCACTctagaaaatattacaaaagcCAGCTTACAG TGGGTTGTTGGACCGTCTTACTTTGTAGAGTTCACTGTTCTGGAAACAGAGTGttcaaaagaaactgatttcagTGAGCTGACCCACTGCACTGCAATGAACTGTCAGTTTGCT CACAGGGGGTTCTGTATTGGTTCACACATGACTCATGAGGAGGCGTTTAAAAACATGAACCCTGTTGGAAAAGAGGCCAGCTCCTTTCAGAAAGCAGAATCTGTTGAGGTGAAATGTGAAATCTATGAACCACAG GCTGCCACTGTGGAGGAGCAGGCTCATGCTAAAGCAGTTAGTGGGCACCCAGAGCAACATCACCACAAccacacacacctgcaccaccATGAGCATGTGCACCCTGTCACGCAAGGCTCAGACATCACTGTCTCCAACCCAAAAGGCCTTCTTGGCAGAATTGTGTTCGAGCCTGCCACTCCCAGATCAGCCCCAACTGCTAGCTCCTGTCCTGGTGCTAGAAGACACAATCTTGGTTTACGCAGTCCCCTGCTCTGA
- the fetub gene encoding fetuin B, with amino-acid sequence MKTCVLFLLVVGSVYSAPVEQGGIQAGSCEEPSAVSAAHLALSKINLDRVDGYVFSLHRLSNVHLDRHGENGVVYYLNLDVVETNCTVLSRRDWKKCEARPETEMPVYGQCKAAIYINKPHRVVRLYKYDCVIRPVPSARVTEICPDCSTFIGFGNEQVQKAVSQSLEKFNNESGLNNHFALLKILRASAGMAMDMYYNVEYTIQETECGKYKQSPAGEKCPIMTCEFSHKGFCKASLMKIPGDKEDISVECEIYEQEAADREKKQHLLGDATDHPHNDTHTHPHGKGHDHDKEHGKGHSHGHGHRHGQGGSQEHGQGGGRGQSHHGGSHEHGQGHDHGQGGERGHGHGRGQGRGHEHGQGHLRLSEHDHIHDHTKDHSHHDVPHPDDSKHHHTHDHKPGSAYRHGHAHSHDHGLDSDHDHVHAYHAKARNHTGGFPNQHHNYSHPEGTHTHEHDHELALDHDHKHAHLHEHEHHHHHHLHEHETEPHDEPEGLIRTLPAIDQPMILPSFPDIPAGGPKAGVTLPLRPDPSIPGQTEPTILPFPTSRSAECANPPPGASLVNKLFTEDPLFKPAA; translated from the exons ATGAAGACCTGTGTCCTGTTCCTGCTGGTAGTGGGGAGCGTCTACAGTGCGCCTGTTGAGCAGGGTGGCATCCAGGCAGGTTCCTGTGAAGAGCCATCAGCTGTGAGTGCTGCTCATTTAGCTCTCAGCAAGATCAACCTTGATCGAGTGGATGGCTACGTCTTCAGCCTGCACCGGCTTTCCAATGTCCACCTGGATAGACAT GGAGAAAACGGAGTAGTTTATTATCTGAATCTGGATGTAGTGGAGACCAACTGCACTGTTCTCAGTAGGAGGGACTGGAAGAAATGCGAGGCTCGTCCCGAAACTGAGATGCCG GTGTATGGACAATGCAAGGCTGCCATCTACATCAATAAGCCACACAGAGTGGTTCGTCTCTACAAATACGACTGTGTTATTAGGCCag tTCCTTCAGCCAGGGTGACAGAGATTTGCCCCGACTGTTCAACTTTCATCGGCTTTGGCAACGAACAGGTTCAGAAGGCTGTGTCTCAATCACTGGAGAAGTTCAACAATGAAAGTGGACTGAACAATCATTTTGCTCTGCTCAAAATCTTACGCGCTTCTGCCGGC ATGGCAATGGACATGTATTACAATGTGGAATACACTATTCAGGAGACTGAATGCGGAAAGTATAAACAGTCACCAGCAGGTGAAAAGTGTCCTATCATGACATGCGAATTCTCA CACAAGGGCTTCTGTAAGGCATCTCTCATGAAAATCCCAGGTGATAAAGAAGACATTAGTGTAGAATGTGAAATCTATGAGCAAGAG GCTgctgacagagaaaaaaaacaacatctacTGGGTGATGCAACTGACCACCCCCacaatgacacacacacacatccacatgGAAAAGGCCATGACCATGACAAAGAGCATGGCAAAGGTCACTCACATGGACATGGGCATAGACACGGTCAGGGCGGGAGCCAGGAACACGGTCAGGGCGGGGGCCGTGGACAAAGTCATCATGGCGGGAGCCACGAACATGGTCAGGGCCATGACCATGGTCAAGGTGGGGAACGCGGACACGGTCATGGCCGTGGACAAGGGCGGGGCCATGAACATGGCCAAGGTCATTTACGTTTAAGTGAACACGATCACATCCATGACCACACCAAGGATCACTCTCACCATGATGTCCCACATCCTGACGACAGCAAACATCACCACACCCATGATCATAAGCCAGGCAGTGCCTACAGGCATGGGCATGCCCACTCACATGACCATGGACTTGACAGCGATCATGATCACGTTCATGCCTATCATGCCAAGGCACGAAACCACACTGGTGGCTTTCCCAATCAGCACCATAACTACAGCCATCCTGAGGGCACACACACCCATGAGCATGACCATGAGCTTGCTTTGGACCATGACCACAAGCATGCTCACCTGCATGAGCATGaacatcaccaccatcatcactTGCATGAACATGAGACCGAACCACACGACGAACCAGAGGGCTTGATAAGGACTCTGCCTGCCATTGACCAACCAATGATCCTGCCTTCTTTCCCTGACATTCCCGCAGGTGGGCCTAAAGCTGGAGTCACTCTGCCCCTCAGACCTGACCCCAGTATTCCGGGACAGACTGAACCAACCATCCTGCCTTTCCCTACCTCTCGCTCAGCAGAGTGTGCCAATCCACCACCAGGAGCCAGTTTAGTGAACAAACTCTTTACAGAGGATCCCTTGTTCAAGCCTGCTGCATGA